Genomic DNA from Scylla paramamosain isolate STU-SP2022 chromosome 12, ASM3559412v1, whole genome shotgun sequence:
ATTCTTTGTCATGAGAAATAGGACACAGAAAGTCACTTGGAGATATAAAGTACAGTGCCTTAGGTGAtttcctgtaatatatatatatatatatatatatatatatatatatatatatatatcatcttgATATACCATATACCTATTGGGCAGAAATCAGAACTACAAAGGGTACTCAATGAGTGCTTGGCCTAATCCAGAAGGAGCAAAAAATAGAGCAAAGGTTCACTcaacttacttttctttctttcttttttttttttttcaacatgatCGTCTTTGACTGTAATGCACTTCTCCAGTCTTGTCTTCCACTGTGAAGATCCATAACTGAAGAAAGATGGTTTGAATCCCTCCAAAACTTCCTTAACCTTCTCCTTAATCTCCTCATCATCAGCTTCAGGTCACAGAACACTGCCACCATGACCTTCTGGGATGACTTTGTGACCTTAAATTTTCATGACATTAGAGAGTAGGGATGCTTCCATTACTTAGATTTGGCTTTGGCTTCTGGATTGAAGTTAGGAATTCATGTTTCATCCTGGGTTATGATTTGAACCATGAATCCCCCTGGGTCTGCTCTCATGAGGGTCAACATCTCCACTGAAGTCACAATTTGGTTGCTCTTCTACTCAGACATCAGCATTCTTGGGATCCATTGGTAGACACCTTGGAAAGCTTGAGGTGATAACAACAGATCCACTACAGATTCCCATTTGAGAAGCAATGTATCATACTGAGATTTGGCGATAATCCTTGACTATGCTCTCCATCATGGCCAGTTTCCTTGTAGACTGCAGTTGATGGACCACCTCTTTGCGGGTCATCCTTACAAGATTCTTGGCCCTGCTTGAAGAAAGGACCCCAACAATTGAAGGTGGAACAGGATAGGGCACTACTCTTAGTACTTTCTTCAACCCCTGATGAATCAACTGTGGTGCTTTCTCCTAAATCACAGGAAACTGTATCACAGTTCAACTTCACTCATTATGTCATCCTCACTCATGAAAAGTCACCcttgaaatgaataaaaaatattggGAGGAAGCCAGCCCATGCATTTCTTGTTGGAACATGCATGAATGTGTTCCAGCTGTGGCGGActcctgtctcttctccttctgtCACTGAAGACCCCTCGAATACAAGTATATGTACTGATAGATCTTGGATGCAATTAATCAGAGTTATCAAAATGTTCCTTAACACATCAGCTACCATATTGTTTGatttccagcacacacacacacacacacacacacacacacacacacacacacacacacacacacacacacacacacacacacacacacacacacacacacacacacacacacacacacacacacacacacacacacacacacacacacatatatatttcaCTTGATTCTGTTGAAGCTTATCACTAAAAATATGTATACTTTACAGGTTTGGCATGGATACATTACCAGACATTCAAGTGATATCAAGTGATGGACAGCAGCAGCTTGATTGGGGGAGGAATCGACCCATCACCTTTGAAGACCTAGGAATACCACGTGTTAATGCTATGCGAACCACAGTGTTTGGAAATGTATATTAGagatttttttgtgttaattaATTACATGCATAGCAGTGATTTGCTTCTTATAGGTGGTTAGAGTTTGTGTGGGTGTTTTCTGGCTGCTTTGGCTGGAGGTAGTTATCTGCTTTGGGAAGATCATGGGGCTTGACTGGAGTGGGGAGGAGGTTAGGCTTATCACCCATTACCAATATTTTAAATCTTAATTAATTACTTCTGGTACAATAGCTTTATAAGTCAAGTCTCTCCACATTAGATTTGGTACCAAATGTAAtggaggtttgtgtgtgtgtataataaaatatatatatatatatatatatatatatatatatatatatatatatatatatatatatatatatatatatatatatatatatatatatatatatatatatttatttatttatttatttatttatttatttatttatttatttatttatttatttatttatttatttatttatttattttattttattttattatacacacacacacacacacacacacacacacacacacacacacacacacacacacacacacacacactaacctgtCACCTAATGGATGAAATATGGCACTGGTTGGTGATAGTGAAATTTACAATCATTGTGTGAGTGAGATGGTTTTAGATTTTCTAACTTTTTATAAGGAGGATGCCATACCTTTACTAATAATTAATCCTATCATTAAATCTTCTGTTGTTTACCAGTCTAATGACCAGCTATTGTCCTAGCTATCTATGATGTGTTGATAACCCTCCCCATATTTGTGACTTCCTCTGACAAcaattaatcttttttcttcttggcaTCCAAGAATTATCCATTAATCTAGCAATTTGTTTATTCTTAGAACATTTGTTTATTACTGCTGAGACTGTCCTTTTTGTTAGAGTGTCATATGGTGCCTGATGGGGAGGACAATCACATGAAGTATATAATGAAAGACATTgtgcagaaagaagagaaatgcatggaaatagAATGCATTAACTTTAATGATGAAATGCCTTGGGATAAAACTAATCCTGGTCTGAGCTCCCTAACATCTGCTAGTTTTATACTTGGTAGGAATTGTCCATGAACATCTATATCATATTCATGCATATATATTGCAGTTTGGGTTACTAAGGTATTTTTGTAAGTTCCATTGCATACTAACTATTTCAAAATCTGCATCAGGATGTTGAGCACTTACCCGACTTTCAGATCCGAACTTGCCAAAGTCTCATTCTTCTTGAGTGGATCCTTCTTGTTGGTGGCCTCACTTCAGCGCTAATTACAATTGCCTTGGCATTATACAGACTCTGGTTCTCTAAGCCTGGGGAAGCAGACTATGTGTTTGCAATACTGCTTGTTTTCCATTCCGGTAAGTCAATGGGCCATCCAAACATTGAGAATGTCCACAGAATGTACAAAAATGCTGTGCATCATCACAGAACAAAAATTTTACTAGCATAGTATGAGAGCATAGATATGAGAGGTACATTACATAGCTTAGATCTAAAATACCCTTGCAGAACTGTCTCTAAACTATCTCCATGATGTACTTCCACCTTATGATCTTGTTGAGGTGCCATAATTTCATTAGTAAGTCAGGTTTTTTTGTAACGTAATGTTAAGTCTTTACTGGTTTTCCTTTCTTGCAGAAAAGAGTTAACATAATTATCAAATTACTTATTGTAGTCTTACATAGCTATTATCAAAGTTTTATGTGATAAAACTTAGTGTGGATAACTGTACATTTATGGATGCCTATTGCATACCTATTCCTTCTTAGACATTCTTTCTGATATTGCACAGGAAAGATTTCTGTACTTATTTGATTTGAAAACCTTTCAAAATTGTAATAAGAAATCACAAATTTTCAGCATTCTGCATACTATACATTTTTGATGGCGTGTTCCGAGAGCAGGCGTTTGAAGTTCTGGCATTTGTTGCTTCATGTGGATTCTTGATTGTCTACATAGTTGTGAACTTTGCCAGtgcatcatcttcatcatctgaTATCTTCAAATTGGTGTGTTTCTATAAGTGACatgttttttaagctttttgctTGTGATTATGAAAAGATAATGAAGTTGACTTGGTCCTGTAAAAGTACAATGATGGAGAAATATTAGTAATAACGTATGATTATAGAAAATTTGAATTGTTCCAGCTCTCTAAAATATGCTTAATATATTGTACTgacatttattgatttttaacaGGTGCGACTGGTATTAACTATTGTCTTTGGAACCAGTATGGGAGCAGTTGGTTTAGTTCTTGGATTTCGTTATTGGCAGTCTGCAAATCTCATCTTCAGAACAGTTGGGGCAGATACCTCAATCCAAGCTATGTGTAAAACACTCTTCACAACCATTACCCTTATTCTTTTTGATGCACAGATTGTAGTAAGTATCGAAGTTTCTTCTGTTTCAGATTTCTCAAGTATTAG
This window encodes:
- the LOC135106051 gene encoding uncharacterized protein LOC135106051, giving the protein MDTLPDIQVISSDGQQQLDWGRNRPITFEDLGIPRVNAMRTTVFGNIRTCQSLILLEWILLVGGLTSALITIALALYRLWFSKPGEADYVFAILLVFHSAFCILYIFDGVFREQAFEVLAFVASCGFLIVYIVVNFASASSSSSDIFKLVRLVLTIVFGTSMGAVGLVLGFRYWQSANLIFRTVGADTSIQAMCKTLFTTITLILFDAQIVGSVIILALRHSITKLSLQEILTLTIGPPLLLAWAVFAYLGLRLESRYFFSLTMTLSPCHIAYVLFAIIQTALNHEEHVEIRIAYCRYAASAGSLVVHTVLIIFLARCYRNFGMGLKEKVYPRQISNSTSQSRLVQ